One stretch of Phaeodactylum tricornutum CCAP 1055/1 chromosome 9, whole genome shotgun sequence DNA includes these proteins:
- a CDS encoding predicted protein, whose amino-acid sequence FLPVALTGGIACGKSTVAKMLILLPREILEGGTFGNVRHPVDEDGLPKRFMVSPQDSVYRTILDAFGEPAAQSSNILDEHGCIDRRKLGAVVFPDPIKRGRLNRIMHPRIILILLKRLMQGIYWEYADIVCADVPLLFESGQLRRLFGLTILVACDPDVQFKRLRKRNPELSESECRDRIQSQLPLDQKIHMADLVIWNNGDVEALALQVEAV is encoded by the exons TTCCTACCCGTTGCGTTGACGGGTGGAATCGCCTGCGGAAAGTCTACCGTGGCCAAAATGCTC ATTCTCTTGCCCAgggaaattttggaaggggGCACATTCGGTAATGTACGCCACCCAGTCGATGAAGACGGTTTGCCGAAACGGTTCATGGTATCCCCGCAAGATTCCGTGTATCGAACTATTCTGGACGCTTTTGGCGAACCGGCCGCGCAATCTTCCAATATACTGGACGAGCACGGTTGTATCGATCGCCGCAAATTGGGTGCCGTCGTTTTCCCCGACCCCATTAAACGCGGCCGTCTGAATCGCATTATGCACCCCCGCATTATTCTGATACTACTTAAACGACTCATGCAGGGAATTTACTGGGAGTATGCCGATATCGTCTGTGCCGACGTGCCCTTATTGTTCGAAAGTGGACAGTTGCGACGACTGTTTGGCCTGACGATTTTGGTTGCCTGCGATCCGGATGTGCAATTCAAACGTCTTCGAAAACGTAATCCCGAGCTCTCGGAATCCGAATGTCGAGATCGGATACAATCTCAACTTCCGCTCGATCAAAAGATCCACATGGCGGACCTCGTCATTTGGAATAATGGCGATGTGGAAGCTCTCGCCTTGCAAGTCGAGGCCGTA